In Acidovorax sp. 106, the following proteins share a genomic window:
- a CDS encoding 2-keto-4-pentenoate hydratase — MTSESAVLAPFDAQASAAVITQARLGQGPRPLDLPAALQPQNAAQAYAVQDAVVQARGAVVGWKVGASSPDSQPSRGALTQDSVWVCAQGQAQALPCGGNVVIGVEAELVYELGTDLPPRAQPYSRAEVLAAMCSARAAIEVCDTRYAAWGVQSAWSRLADQGSHGALVVGSGLTSPADLAALDPLTLPVGLWVNGALAVQRAAWGNPAGDPLRLLVWLANEGAHSLGGLRAGQWVTTGSCTGNLLVAPGAVVVAELGGVGRAELRCIA; from the coding sequence ATGACCTCTGAATCTGCCGTGCTCGCCCCCTTTGATGCCCAGGCCAGTGCCGCCGTGATTACGCAGGCGCGCCTGGGCCAAGGCCCCCGGCCGCTGGACTTGCCCGCTGCGCTCCAGCCCCAAAACGCCGCGCAGGCCTACGCGGTGCAAGACGCTGTGGTGCAAGCGCGGGGTGCCGTGGTGGGCTGGAAGGTGGGCGCCTCCTCGCCTGATTCACAGCCCTCGCGGGGCGCGCTCACGCAAGACTCGGTGTGGGTCTGCGCGCAGGGGCAAGCGCAGGCGCTGCCTTGCGGTGGCAACGTGGTCATTGGGGTGGAGGCCGAACTGGTCTATGAGCTGGGCACCGACCTGCCCCCGCGTGCACAGCCTTACTCGCGTGCCGAGGTGCTTGCGGCCATGTGCTCTGCCCGCGCCGCCATTGAAGTGTGCGACACCCGCTACGCCGCCTGGGGCGTGCAAAGCGCCTGGAGCCGCCTGGCCGACCAGGGCAGCCACGGCGCGCTGGTGGTGGGCAGCGGCCTCACCAGCCCGGCAGACCTGGCGGCCCTGGACCCGCTGACACTGCCCGTGGGCCTGTGGGTGAATGGCGCCCTGGCTGTGCAGCGCGCCGCCTGGGGCAACCCGGCGGGCGACCCGCTGCGCCTGCTGGTGTGGCTGGCCAACGAGGGCGCCCACAGCCTGGGAGGCCTGCGCGCAGGCCAGTGGGTGACTACGGGTTCGTGCACCGGCAACCTGCTGGTGGCCCCGGGGGCCGTGGTGGTGGCCGAGCTGGGCGGGGTGGGGCGCGCAGAGCTGCGTTGCATTGCGTAG
- a CDS encoding MFS transporter has product MTPQHGQPTAHPAPPAHEEPNQFALLRQRRFAPFFWTQFSGAANDNLFKFAFTVMVTYQLSVSWLPPTMAGLVIGALFILPFLLFSATSGQLTDKFDKTRMIRFVKNLEIAIMALAAVGFVANNVPVLLLCTFLMGLHSTLFGPVKFAYMPQVLSERELTGGNGMVEMGTFVAILLGQVAGGLLVAIPGIGHTAVAVGCVALALVGRLVAQFIPSAPATDPSLVINWNPFTETWRNLKLAHGNVVVFRSLLGISWMWFFGAVFLSQFPALAKEVLHGNEQVASLLLVVFSVGIGVGSLLCEVLSRRHVEIGLVPLGAIGMSVFAVDLYFATRSLPAAEMMGAAAFLAQHQHWRVLLDLALLSLFAGLYSVPMYALIQMRSQPTHRARIIAANNILNALFMIGSSVIAGALLGAGFTVPQVFLFTGIANAVVAAYIFLLVPEYLLRFVAWVLSRFVYRFKVRGDEHIPTTGAAILACNHVSFVDAVLLMAASPRPIYFLMDHRIFRVPVLGWLFRLAKAIPVASQKDDPATYQAAFDRAAQVLREGDLLAIFPEGGITKDGELQEFKGGIMKIIERAQADGVDAPVVPMALTNLWGSFFSRVERGTAMAKPFRRGLFNRVGLNVGPAMAAAEVQPAGLRERVAGLLQA; this is encoded by the coding sequence ATGACCCCCCAACATGGGCAGCCCACCGCGCACCCTGCGCCCCCGGCCCACGAAGAGCCCAACCAGTTTGCCCTGCTGCGCCAGCGCCGGTTTGCCCCGTTTTTCTGGACGCAGTTTTCGGGTGCCGCCAACGACAACCTGTTCAAGTTCGCATTCACCGTGATGGTGACCTACCAGCTCAGCGTGTCGTGGCTGCCGCCAACCATGGCGGGGCTGGTGATCGGTGCGCTGTTCATCCTGCCATTTTTGCTGTTCTCGGCCACCTCGGGCCAGCTCACCGACAAGTTCGACAAGACGCGGATGATCCGCTTCGTGAAGAACCTGGAGATCGCCATCATGGCGCTGGCGGCCGTGGGCTTTGTGGCCAACAACGTGCCGGTGCTGCTGTTGTGCACCTTCCTCATGGGGCTGCATTCCACGCTGTTCGGGCCGGTCAAGTTTGCCTACATGCCCCAGGTGCTGAGCGAGCGCGAGCTGACGGGCGGCAACGGCATGGTCGAGATGGGCACCTTCGTGGCCATCTTGCTGGGCCAGGTGGCAGGCGGCTTGCTGGTGGCCATCCCTGGCATTGGCCACACTGCGGTGGCCGTGGGCTGCGTGGCCCTGGCCCTGGTAGGGCGGTTGGTAGCGCAGTTCATTCCCTCTGCCCCGGCCACCGACCCCAGCTTGGTTATCAACTGGAACCCCTTCACCGAAACCTGGCGCAACCTCAAGCTGGCGCACGGCAACGTGGTGGTGTTCCGCTCGTTGTTGGGTATCAGCTGGATGTGGTTCTTCGGTGCCGTGTTCCTGTCGCAGTTTCCGGCCCTGGCCAAAGAGGTGCTGCACGGCAACGAGCAAGTGGCCTCGCTGCTGCTGGTGGTGTTCTCGGTGGGCATTGGCGTGGGCTCGCTGCTGTGCGAGGTGCTCAGCCGCCGCCACGTTGAAATCGGCCTGGTGCCGCTGGGTGCCATCGGCATGAGCGTGTTTGCGGTGGATTTGTACTTTGCCACCCGCAGCCTGCCTGCGGCCGAGATGATGGGCGCTGCCGCCTTTCTTGCGCAACACCAACACTGGCGCGTGCTGCTGGACCTGGCGCTGCTGAGCCTGTTTGCCGGGCTGTACAGCGTGCCCATGTACGCCCTGATCCAAATGCGCAGCCAGCCCACGCACCGCGCCCGCATCATCGCGGCCAACAACATCCTGAATGCGCTGTTCATGATTGGCAGCTCCGTCATCGCAGGGGCCTTGCTGGGCGCGGGCTTCACCGTGCCGCAAGTCTTCCTGTTCACCGGCATTGCCAATGCCGTGGTAGCCGCCTACATCTTTTTGCTGGTGCCCGAATACCTGCTGCGTTTTGTGGCTTGGGTGCTGTCGCGCTTTGTGTACCGCTTCAAGGTGCGGGGTGACGAGCACATTCCCACCACGGGCGCGGCCATCCTGGCATGCAACCACGTGAGCTTTGTCGATGCCGTGCTGCTCATGGCCGCTAGCCCCCGGCCTATCTACTTCCTGATGGACCACCGCATCTTCCGCGTGCCGGTGCTGGGCTGGCTGTTCCGCCTGGCCAAGGCCATCCCGGTGGCGTCACAAAAGGACGACCCCGCCACCTACCAGGCGGCGTTTGACCGCGCTGCGCAGGTGCTGCGCGAGGGCGACTTGCTGGCCATCTTCCCCGAAGGCGGCATCACCAAGGATGGTGAGCTGCAAGAGTTCAAAGGCGGCATCATGAAGATCATCGAGCGCGCCCAGGCTGACGGTGTGGACGCCCCCGTGGTGCCCATGGCGCTGACCAACCTGTGGGGCTCGTTCTTCAGCCGCGTGGAGCGCGGCACCGCCATGGCCAAGCCCTTCCGCCGGGGCCTGTTCAACCGGGTGGGCTTGAATGTGGGGCCTGCGATGGCGGCCGCTGAGGTGCAGCCCGCAGGGCTGCGCGAACGGGTGGCTGGGTTGCTGCAGGCCTGA
- a CDS encoding DUF2867 domain-containing protein, which yields MPATQPRPPVQTTQVPPGTAIHASLPAAQFYDAYQVADPAPARSALQTWLDLVAQTPRWTQHLMAARNRLVRMVGLKDLGQLHDRHPTATGQLSRNASDYQVGDRVGIFLIRHLSDTEVVMGQDDKHLDVQVSLHKYAPAGQAPMVVVSSVVHIHNALGHAYMAVVKPFHRRIVRAMLGRLQ from the coding sequence ATGCCCGCTACACAGCCACGCCCGCCCGTTCAGACAACGCAGGTGCCACCTGGCACGGCCATCCATGCCAGCCTGCCCGCCGCACAGTTTTACGACGCCTATCAGGTGGCCGACCCGGCCCCAGCCCGCAGCGCCTTGCAGACCTGGCTGGACCTGGTCGCCCAAACACCGCGCTGGACACAGCACCTGATGGCGGCACGCAACCGGCTGGTACGCATGGTCGGACTCAAGGACCTGGGGCAGTTGCACGACAGGCACCCCACCGCAACAGGCCAACTCTCGCGGAACGCCAGCGATTACCAAGTGGGGGATCGGGTGGGCATCTTCCTCATCCGCCACCTCAGTGACACCGAGGTGGTGATGGGCCAGGACGACAAGCACCTGGACGTGCAGGTGTCCCTGCACAAATACGCCCCCGCCGGGCAAGCCCCCATGGTGGTGGTCAGCTCGGTGGTGCACATACACAACGCGCTGGGGCATGCCTACATGGCGGTGGTCAAGCCTTTTCACCGGCGCATCGTGCGGGCCATGCTGGGGCGGCTGCAGTAG
- a CDS encoding 1-aminocyclopropane-1-carboxylate deaminase yields MNLQKFPRHPLTFGPSPITPLSRLSAHLGGKVHLYAKREDCNSGLAFGGNKTRKLEYLIPEAIDGGYDTLVSIGGIQSNQTRQVAAVAAHLGMKCVLVQENWVNYSDAVYDRVGNIEMSRIMGADVRLDAAGFDIGIRPSWEQAMEDVRKAGGKPFPIPAGCSEHPYGGLGFVGFAEEVRQQEKELGFQFDYIVVCSVTGSTQAGMVVGFAADGRARKVIGIDASAKPEQTHAQILRIAQNTAKLVELGQEITAEDVVLDTRYGGPEYGLPNEGTLEAIRLCARQEGMLTDPVYEGKSMHGMIDMVRKGEFPEGSRVLYAHLGGVPALNAYSFLFRNG; encoded by the coding sequence ATGAACTTGCAAAAATTCCCCCGCCACCCGCTCACCTTCGGCCCCTCGCCCATCACGCCACTGTCGCGCCTGTCGGCCCACCTGGGCGGCAAGGTGCACCTGTATGCCAAGCGCGAGGACTGCAACTCGGGCCTGGCCTTTGGCGGCAACAAGACGCGCAAGCTCGAATACCTGATCCCCGAGGCGATCGATGGCGGCTACGACACGCTGGTGTCGATTGGCGGTATCCAATCCAACCAGACGCGCCAGGTGGCCGCCGTGGCCGCCCACCTGGGCATGAAGTGCGTGCTGGTGCAAGAGAACTGGGTGAACTACTCCGACGCGGTGTACGACCGCGTGGGCAACATCGAGATGAGCCGCATCATGGGCGCCGATGTGCGCCTGGACGCAGCGGGCTTTGACATTGGCATCCGCCCCAGCTGGGAGCAGGCGATGGAAGATGTGCGCAAGGCCGGGGGCAAACCCTTCCCGATTCCCGCAGGCTGCTCAGAGCACCCGTACGGAGGCCTGGGCTTTGTAGGCTTTGCCGAAGAAGTGCGCCAGCAAGAAAAAGAGCTGGGCTTCCAGTTTGACTACATCGTGGTTTGCTCGGTGACCGGCAGCACGCAAGCCGGCATGGTGGTGGGCTTTGCAGCCGATGGCCGCGCGCGCAAGGTGATCGGCATTGACGCATCGGCCAAGCCAGAACAAACGCACGCACAGATCCTGCGCATCGCACAGAACACCGCCAAGCTCGTGGAGCTGGGCCAGGAGATCACGGCCGAGGACGTGGTGCTGGACACCCGCTACGGCGGCCCCGAGTACGGCCTGCCCAACGAGGGCACGCTCGAAGCCATTCGCCTGTGCGCCCGCCAGGAGGGCATGCTGACAGACCCGGTGTACGAAGGCAAGTCCATGCACGGCATGATCGACATGGTGCGCAAGGGCGAGTTTCCCGAAGGCTCGCGCGTGCTGTATGCCCACCTGGGCGGGGTGCCTGCGCTCAATGCGTACAGCTTCCTGTTCCGCAACGGCTGA
- a CDS encoding helix-turn-helix transcriptional regulator — protein MSTTADLVAALKKELKNAQMTYADLAQALGMAESSVKRMLAKGDMPLSRIDAICRALALDFADLARRVADEQPLLKELTQEQEAAVVGDKKLLLMAICVLSQWTLEQVVATYRLTEAEGIKYLAQLDRIGIIELRPLNRYRLKLAKTFRWRPHGPVMHYFRDHALLNYFAGGFDGPGEGVLLVHGSISRALAPAFMERMQRVAQDFAQQHLADQKLPSRELEGYTVLLAMRSWEFDVFASMRRMAG, from the coding sequence ATGAGCACGACCGCCGATCTTGTTGCCGCGCTGAAAAAAGAGTTGAAGAACGCGCAGATGACCTATGCCGACCTGGCGCAGGCCTTGGGCATGGCCGAGTCCAGCGTCAAGCGCATGCTGGCCAAGGGGGACATGCCGCTGTCGCGCATTGACGCCATCTGCCGTGCCCTGGCGCTGGACTTTGCCGACCTGGCCCGGCGCGTGGCCGATGAGCAGCCGCTGCTCAAAGAGCTGACGCAAGAGCAGGAAGCCGCCGTGGTGGGCGACAAGAAGCTGCTGCTGATGGCGATTTGCGTGCTCAGCCAATGGACGCTTGAGCAGGTGGTGGCCACCTACCGGCTCACCGAGGCCGAGGGCATCAAGTACCTGGCGCAGCTTGACCGCATCGGCATCATCGAGCTGCGGCCGCTGAACCGCTACCGCCTGAAGCTGGCCAAGACCTTCCGCTGGCGCCCCCATGGGCCGGTGATGCATTACTTTCGCGACCATGCGCTGCTCAACTACTTTGCCGGGGGCTTTGACGGCCCTGGCGAAGGCGTGCTGCTGGTGCACGGCTCCATCAGCCGGGCGCTGGCCCCCGCCTTTATGGAGCGCATGCAGCGCGTGGCGCAGGACTTTGCACAGCAGCACCTGGCCGACCAAAAACTGCCCAGCCGCGAGCTGGAGGGCTACACGGTGCTACTGGCCATGCGCAGCTGGGAGTTTGATGTGTTTGCCAGCATGCGCCGCATGGCGGGCTGA
- a CDS encoding FIST N-terminal domain-containing protein, with amino-acid sequence MTLFPTGHATHPQWRMAAALVLAQLRAQMALPAYAAAPTLGLLYITDHYANEARALLDYLASELPEVTDWSGTVGVGVSAHNAEYFDEPALSVMLLDVPADQYRVFSGVAPLPRHPASGFVAQTALVHADGHTPELAELLHEMAGRTETGYLFGGLSASRAASVQFAVAGNGNMAGQGAASGVFDGGLSGVAFGPRVPLLSRVTQGCQPVGALRTITAANDNVVLELDHEPALDVLLDTLQVTLDGGDPQPALRRVRATLAGLVDAGAQPMGRQRTGHFGTDTRVRHIVGLDGGRRGVALAEPVQAGMHLAFCQRNVAAARADLMRICAEIREELSPEELEHVPLAEGGVRNADADAAGTAAPAPGTNGLADTPSLAGRSIRGAIYVSCSGRGGPHFGGPSAELHIVRHALGDVPLVGFFAGGEIAHHHLYGYTGVLTVFTDA; translated from the coding sequence ATGACCCTCTTTCCTACAGGCCACGCCACCCATCCCCAGTGGCGCATGGCGGCAGCGCTGGTGCTGGCGCAGTTGCGTGCACAAATGGCGCTGCCCGCTTACGCCGCCGCGCCCACCCTGGGGCTGCTGTACATCACCGACCATTACGCCAACGAGGCACGCGCGCTGCTCGACTACCTGGCCAGCGAGCTGCCCGAGGTGACCGACTGGAGCGGCACCGTGGGCGTCGGCGTGTCGGCCCACAACGCCGAGTACTTTGACGAGCCTGCGCTGTCGGTCATGCTGCTCGATGTGCCTGCAGACCAATACCGCGTGTTCTCGGGCGTGGCGCCGCTGCCGCGCCACCCGGCCAGCGGCTTTGTGGCCCAGACGGCGCTGGTGCACGCTGACGGGCATACGCCCGAGCTGGCCGAGCTGCTGCACGAAATGGCGGGCCGCACCGAAACGGGTTACCTCTTTGGCGGCTTGAGCGCTAGCCGCGCAGCCAGCGTGCAATTTGCTGTGGCGGGCAATGGCAACATGGCCGGGCAGGGGGCGGCCAGCGGGGTGTTTGATGGGGGCCTTTCGGGCGTGGCCTTTGGCCCCCGCGTGCCCTTGCTCTCGCGCGTGACCCAAGGCTGTCAGCCCGTGGGCGCCCTGCGCACCATCACCGCAGCCAACGACAACGTGGTGCTGGAGCTGGACCACGAGCCCGCACTGGACGTGCTGCTGGACACCCTGCAAGTGACGCTGGACGGTGGCGACCCGCAGCCCGCGCTGCGGCGGGTGCGCGCTACGCTGGCCGGGCTGGTCGATGCGGGCGCCCAGCCCATGGGGCGCCAGCGCACCGGCCACTTTGGCACCGACACGCGGGTGCGCCACATCGTGGGGCTCGATGGCGGCCGCCGTGGCGTGGCCCTGGCCGAGCCGGTGCAGGCGGGCATGCACCTGGCGTTTTGCCAGCGCAATGTGGCGGCGGCGCGGGCCGATTTGATGCGCATCTGCGCCGAAATCCGCGAAGAACTATCGCCCGAGGAACTAGAGCATGTACCGCTGGCAGAGGGGGGCGTCCGTAATGCCGATGCCGATGCCGCTGGCACAGCGGCCCCCGCCCCCGGCACGAATGGGCTGGCAGACACGCCGTCGCTGGCGGGGCGCTCCATCCGGGGCGCCATTTACGTGAGCTGCTCTGGCCGGGGCGGCCCGCACTTTGGCGGCCCCAGTGCCGAGCTGCACATCGTGCGCCACGCGCTGGGCGATGTGCCCCTGGTCGGCTTTTTTGCGGGCGGCGAAATTGCGCACCACCACCTGTATGGCTACACCGGTGTGCTCACGGTGTTCACCGACGCTTGA
- a CDS encoding tripartite tricarboxylate transporter substrate binding protein gives MAKAITRRGTCAVIAATALAGCLTYPAAYAQSYPDKPVQLVVPFPPGGAVDMVARLINKRLGEHLGQPIVIENKGGAGTIVGASFVANAPADGYTLLISSGSTFTANPALNPKLPYDPVKSYEPIGMTARVPLVLLAHKDVPIHTLQQLNAAVRANPDKYVYGSFGNGTTGHFAAELVWRALGIKLTHVPYKGSAPAMSDLIGGQIPFSIDTVAAALPQIKSGKIKAIAVTGATRATQLPDVPTVAEAGHPGFSADSWLAIVAPRGLPAPARAKLQKALSETMADAEVRSKLGASGLEPAYAPAATVAARIDEELPRMRAIAQSANIRAE, from the coding sequence ATGGCAAAGGCAATAACGCGCAGGGGCACCTGTGCAGTGATAGCGGCAACGGCACTGGCAGGCTGCCTCACATATCCCGCAGCATACGCCCAAAGCTACCCGGACAAGCCTGTGCAGCTGGTGGTTCCCTTCCCACCCGGCGGTGCGGTGGACATGGTGGCCCGGCTTATCAACAAGCGGCTGGGGGAGCATTTGGGCCAGCCCATCGTGATCGAGAACAAAGGCGGCGCAGGCACCATTGTGGGGGCCTCATTTGTGGCCAATGCGCCTGCCGACGGCTACACGCTGCTGATCAGCTCGGGCTCCACCTTTACCGCCAACCCGGCGCTCAACCCCAAGCTGCCCTACGACCCGGTCAAGAGCTACGAACCCATTGGCATGACTGCGCGAGTGCCCCTGGTGCTGCTGGCGCACAAGGATGTTCCGATCCACACCCTGCAGCAGCTCAATGCCGCCGTGCGTGCCAACCCCGACAAGTATGTGTATGGCTCATTTGGCAACGGCACCACCGGGCACTTTGCCGCAGAGCTGGTGTGGCGGGCCCTGGGCATCAAGCTGACGCATGTGCCCTACAAAGGCAGTGCCCCGGCCATGAGCGACCTGATCGGTGGGCAGATTCCGTTTTCCATCGACACCGTGGCCGCAGCGCTACCGCAGATCAAAAGCGGAAAGATCAAGGCCATTGCCGTGACCGGTGCCACCCGTGCCACACAGTTGCCCGACGTGCCCACCGTGGCAGAGGCCGGGCATCCAGGCTTCTCGGCAGACTCCTGGCTGGCCATCGTGGCACCGCGCGGCCTGCCTGCCCCTGCGAGGGCCAAGCTGCAAAAAGCCCTGTCGGAAACCATGGCAGACGCTGAAGTGCGCAGCAAGCTGGGCGCCAGTGGCCTGGAGCCCGCTTATGCACCCGCGGCCACCGTGGCTGCGCGGATTGACGAAGAACTGCCGCGCATGCGGGCCATAGCCCAGAGCGCCAACATCCGCGCTGAATAA
- a CDS encoding YXWGXW repeat-containing protein, which translates to MAHTARNPRNALNALTAAALALLSLCTLAPAHAQSTAVVVQAGNVQVQYTQAPPPPRHEATPRPRSGMAWVPGHWEWRGHRHVWMGGHWVKARPGYHYRPVQWQERDGRWHMQPGGWDRDGDGIPNRYDKDKDGDGIGNRHDRDRDGDGVPNRHDRRPDNGHRY; encoded by the coding sequence ATGGCACACACAGCCCGCAACCCGCGCAATGCCCTCAATGCACTCACGGCCGCAGCGCTGGCCCTGCTCAGCCTGTGCACCCTGGCCCCCGCACACGCGCAGAGCACAGCCGTGGTGGTTCAAGCAGGCAACGTACAGGTGCAGTACACCCAGGCACCGCCGCCGCCCCGGCACGAAGCCACACCCCGCCCCCGGAGCGGCATGGCCTGGGTGCCAGGGCACTGGGAATGGCGCGGCCACCGCCATGTGTGGATGGGTGGACACTGGGTCAAAGCCCGCCCGGGCTACCACTACCGCCCGGTGCAATGGCAAGAGCGCGATGGCCGCTGGCACATGCAGCCCGGCGGTTGGGACCGTGATGGCGATGGCATCCCCAACCGCTACGACAAAGACAAGGATGGCGACGGCATTGGCAACCGCCATGACCGCGACCGGGACGGTGACGGAGTGCCCAACCGGCATGACCGCCGCCCAGACAATGGGCACCGTTATTGA